Proteins from a single region of Arctopsyche grandis isolate Sample6627 chromosome 1, ASM5162203v2, whole genome shotgun sequence:
- the Set8 gene encoding SET domain containing 8 isoform X1, whose protein sequence is MERCNGFSPPMTRSRRNVPVKTITDTSPKNGHITSYFQIVSTVDCFDEDKPSSDLYDGNALSSINDDYAHYDEIKNDPFQFNIADINDIIYSDKPDKKKLIINNIFKKDHTYNGRINNVNITKVFVKEEPVDSIEDTESDTDVKEESLNVRLSPRKHASTLQRCATVKENIKTPHRISLCDDEIVSSHSIGQLAFQTYKHRTKRRLNSKMCNKKLYGDDFDSSDSSSNKTESKDKVLKCSKVATIKQCKVNGVTNVANHKLTEYFPVRRSVRKTKKEVMEQKQKDLELAIQEQREDGLTVSSFEGKGRGIVASRMFRRGDYVVEYAGELVDIAEARLREAHYAQDHTAGCYMYYFRHNNQNYCIDATSESGRLGRLVNHSRNGNLITKSIFIGSKPHLVLIANQDISVGEEVTYDYGDRSKESLQHHPWLAL, encoded by the exons ATGGAGCGTTGCAACGGATTCTCACCGCCGATGACGCGTTCGCGTCGAAACGTTCCCGTCAAAACCATCACCGACACGTCGCCGAAGAACGGTCACATCACGAGCTACTTCCAAATCGTCAGCACCGTTGACTGCTTCGACGAAGACAAACCCTCGTCCGATCTGTACGACGGAAACGCGCTCTCGTCCATAAACGACGACTACGCACACTACGATGAGATAAAAAACGATCCGTTCCAGTTCAACATTGCCGACATAAACGACATCATATACTCGGACAAGCCGGACAAAAAGAAACTCATCATCAATAATATATTCAAGAAAGACCACACTTACAACGGGAGAATAAACAATGTTAATATAACGAAGGTGTTCGTTAAGGAGGAACCCGTCGACAGCATCGAAGATACTGAAAGTGACACGGATGTGAAAGAAGAGTCTTTGAATGTTCGTCTTTCTCCGAGgaaacacgcttccactctaCAACGATGTG caaCTGTCAAGGAAAATATCAAAACTCCACATAGAATAAGTTTGTGCGATGACGAAATTGTGTCGTCACACAGTATAGGTCAGCTCGCTTTTCAAACGTACAAACACAGAACGAAGAGAAG gCTCAATTCTAAAATGTGTAATAAGAAATTGTATGGGGACGATTTCGATTCGTCCGATAGCTCTTCGAATAAGACGGAATCGAAAGATAAAGTCTTAAAGTGTTCTAAAGTTGCGACGATTAAACAGTGTAAAGTCAACGGTGTGACAAATGTGGCCAACCACAAACTGACCGAATACTTTCCGGTGAGGAGGAGCGTTCGCAAGACCAAAAAGGAAGTCATGGAGCAAAAACAGAAGGATCTGGAACTTGCGATCCAAGAACAGAGAGAAGACGGTCTGAcg GTTTCATCCTTCGAAGGAAAGGGTCGTGGCATTGTCGCTTCTCGTATGTTTCGCCGAGGAGATTACGTAGTGGAATACGCCGGCGAATTAGTCGACATAGCGGAGGCTCGTCTGCGCGAAGCTCACTACGCGCAAGACCACACTGCCGGCTGCTACATGTACTACTTTCGACacaacaatcaaaattattg CATCGACGCCACTTCCGAGTCGGGCCGATTGGGTCGATTGGTGAACCATTCTCGTAACGGAAATCTCATCACCAAGTCTATATTCATCGGCTCGAAGCCTCACCTCGTGCTGATAGCTAATCAGGACATTTCGGTGGGCGAGGAGGTCACGTACGACTACGGCGACAGGTCCAAGGAGTCGCTGCAGCATCACCCGTGGCTCGCGCTCTGA
- the Set8 gene encoding SET domain containing 8 isoform X2 yields the protein MERCNGFSPPMTRSRRNVPVKTITDTSPKNGHITSYFQIVSTVDCFDEDKPSSDLYDGNALSSINDDYAHYDEIKNDPFQFNIADINDIIYSDKPDKKKLIINNIFKKDHTYNGRINNVNITKVFVKEEPVDSIEDTESDTDVKEESLNVRLSPRKHASTLQRSTVKENIKTPHRISLCDDEIVSSHSIGQLAFQTYKHRTKRRLNSKMCNKKLYGDDFDSSDSSSNKTESKDKVLKCSKVATIKQCKVNGVTNVANHKLTEYFPVRRSVRKTKKEVMEQKQKDLELAIQEQREDGLTVSSFEGKGRGIVASRMFRRGDYVVEYAGELVDIAEARLREAHYAQDHTAGCYMYYFRHNNQNYCIDATSESGRLGRLVNHSRNGNLITKSIFIGSKPHLVLIANQDISVGEEVTYDYGDRSKESLQHHPWLAL from the exons ATGGAGCGTTGCAACGGATTCTCACCGCCGATGACGCGTTCGCGTCGAAACGTTCCCGTCAAAACCATCACCGACACGTCGCCGAAGAACGGTCACATCACGAGCTACTTCCAAATCGTCAGCACCGTTGACTGCTTCGACGAAGACAAACCCTCGTCCGATCTGTACGACGGAAACGCGCTCTCGTCCATAAACGACGACTACGCACACTACGATGAGATAAAAAACGATCCGTTCCAGTTCAACATTGCCGACATAAACGACATCATATACTCGGACAAGCCGGACAAAAAGAAACTCATCATCAATAATATATTCAAGAAAGACCACACTTACAACGGGAGAATAAACAATGTTAATATAACGAAGGTGTTCGTTAAGGAGGAACCCGTCGACAGCATCGAAGATACTGAAAGTGACACGGATGTGAAAGAAGAGTCTTTGAATGTTCGTCTTTCTCCGAGgaaacacgcttccactctaCAACGAT caaCTGTCAAGGAAAATATCAAAACTCCACATAGAATAAGTTTGTGCGATGACGAAATTGTGTCGTCACACAGTATAGGTCAGCTCGCTTTTCAAACGTACAAACACAGAACGAAGAGAAG gCTCAATTCTAAAATGTGTAATAAGAAATTGTATGGGGACGATTTCGATTCGTCCGATAGCTCTTCGAATAAGACGGAATCGAAAGATAAAGTCTTAAAGTGTTCTAAAGTTGCGACGATTAAACAGTGTAAAGTCAACGGTGTGACAAATGTGGCCAACCACAAACTGACCGAATACTTTCCGGTGAGGAGGAGCGTTCGCAAGACCAAAAAGGAAGTCATGGAGCAAAAACAGAAGGATCTGGAACTTGCGATCCAAGAACAGAGAGAAGACGGTCTGAcg GTTTCATCCTTCGAAGGAAAGGGTCGTGGCATTGTCGCTTCTCGTATGTTTCGCCGAGGAGATTACGTAGTGGAATACGCCGGCGAATTAGTCGACATAGCGGAGGCTCGTCTGCGCGAAGCTCACTACGCGCAAGACCACACTGCCGGCTGCTACATGTACTACTTTCGACacaacaatcaaaattattg CATCGACGCCACTTCCGAGTCGGGCCGATTGGGTCGATTGGTGAACCATTCTCGTAACGGAAATCTCATCACCAAGTCTATATTCATCGGCTCGAAGCCTCACCTCGTGCTGATAGCTAATCAGGACATTTCGGTGGGCGAGGAGGTCACGTACGACTACGGCGACAGGTCCAAGGAGTCGCTGCAGCATCACCCGTGGCTCGCGCTCTGA
- the LOC143915087 gene encoding uncharacterized protein LOC143915087 — MDWMSRECQRAWNETRRLYQSLRLPELSRLSGGFRLPEVPHLNGVPPLSLSAVPPISSRSLYRTYGPITGMVAHQLLAVNVMHPPVITRLIPKRDITNALLLMSFTGASLWLWRRPHIAGTLPSRRFPWVFLGSSMYVLGSVLMWAIIRSAIGRHPVICITLGLTSSTALTYSAIDYFKYLDKDFEPLEDVTDGTHNSDEEKYDLDI, encoded by the exons ATGGATTGGATGAGCCGGGAGTGCCAAAGAGCGTGGAACGAGACCCGTCGTCTCTACCAGTCTCTTCGATTGCCCGAGCTGAGTCGTCTCTCCGGAGGATTCCGGCTGCCCGAGGTTCCACATTTAAATGGAGTCCCACCTCTCTCCCTGTCGGCAGTGCCTCCGATCTCCAGCCGCTCGCTCTACCGCACCTACGGCCCCATCACGGGAATGGTGGCTCACCAACTGCTCGCCGTCAACGTCATGCATCCCCCCGTCATCACCAG GTTGATTCCTAAACGAGATATAACGAATGCACTGCTACTGATGTCGTTCACGGGAGCGTCCCTCTGGCTGTGGAGAAGACCCCACATAGCGGGCACGTTGCCCAGTCGGAGGTTTCCGTGGGTATTCTTAGGCAGTTCGATGTACGTTTTAGGTAGTGTCCTCATGTGGGCTATAATTCGCAGCGCGATCGGCAGGCATCCGGTCATCTGCATCACTTTAGGTTTAACGTCGAGTACCGCCCTCACATACTCGGCCATCGACTACTTCAAATACCTAGATAAGGATTTCGAACCGTTGGAAGACGTGACGGATGGAACGCACAATAGCGACGAAGAAAAATACGATCTGGATATATGA
- the LOC143914978 gene encoding uncharacterized protein LOC143914978, with product MRVSPRRVAVGLGVAMVGAAALGAFALWGRRLTPPHIPSFHTQERPCSHPPKFHAELHLLAHRVHEILFRLGLTHYLCYGSLWGQIRSGKALPWQADVEMCLKNEEIYKDEVFIAKMFRSNSLNIAYGSAEGIYTVTDSDLPGMKVELIVFEVDKMIDVSRRIGWKRRLLPPDCSMVPSLHCFPPSLVETPLPLKKFGEYMLPVPRDGIEIQKYLFPNNWWKEIVPSNCNF from the exons ATGCGGGTGTCCCCTCGACGAGTGGCGGTGGGGTTGGGGGTCGCCATGGTGGGGGCGGCCGCCCTGGGGGCCTTCGCGCTCTGGGGCCGCCGCCTCACCCCTCCCCACATTCCCTCTTTCCACACCCAGGAACGACCCTGTTCCCATCCCCCCAAATTCCATGCTGAACTGCACCTCTTGGCCCACAG AGTTCATGAGATTCTGTTCCGGCTCGGCTTGACCCACTATCTGTGTTACGGATCGCTTTGGGGACAGATCCGCTCGGGCAAAGCCTTGCCGTGGCAAGCGGACGTCGAGATGTGTCTTAAAAATGAAGAGATCTACAAAGACGAGGTGTTCATTGCTAAAATGTTCCGATCGAACTCGTTGAACATCGCTTACGGTTCGGCTGAAG GTATATATACCGTGACAGATTCTGATCTGCCAGGAATGAAAGTGGAACTTATCGTCTTTGAAGTTGATAAAATG aTAGACGTGTCTCGTAGAATAGGTTGGAAACGGCGTTTATTACCTCCCGATTGTTCTATGGTGCCTTCTCTACATTGCTTTCCGCCGAGTTTAGTAGAAACACCTTTACCATTAAAAAAGTTCGGCGAATACATGCTACCGGTTCCGAGAG ATGGGATTGAAATCCAAAAATATTTGTTTCCCAACAACTGGTGGAAGGAAATCGTGCCGAGTAACTGTAActtttga
- the Pus7 gene encoding pseudouridine synthase 7 isoform X1 has product MGWRGGRGYGRGRRPRGGGGGRGGGGGGGGGRGGDRAGDRSGTPGRRLPETDVGITEYIRAEAGFHGLIKCRYSDFHVSEIAPNGDITKLTDLSPPIPTNQDKNQEEDEELNVLSKYNTEILSVEMWDKINAVALAKPQTPQKVEIDVTEMQKDQRTKIHDSVKKAFGKKIIGSTVTLDNKKFIVFTTYSKEARTDTREKWTWNGDYVHFILYKENCDTMEAVSLVAERLNMKHIKPAFFGYCGTKDRRGKTSQWISIKKVDPIKIINRCRAIHNITVGNFEFKNHNLKLGDLKGNRFKIALRNVTATDEVVQSAVESLRDNGFINYYGLQRFGSRADIPTSAIGKRLLQGNFEEAVKLILTPQGPFYKYLKIYKETENAQDALQGLNSHTSLEIKLLAAIKKEEINGSPKNFVSALNKIPRNTRLLYIHSYQSLIWNKCVSERLRRFGFKSHVGDLVLLNSADLPEEVNDVADDVIKYEDEDEESLKDNAETSPQIEMKENTDEVVHNSASAIKNLQVKMLTEEDVSSGNYTILDIVMPLPGFNIEYPSNMKEYYEQLLVEDGLTLQLKQKNKSYSLSGTYRHLVKKPENLSWKFMRYSDPVADLISSDLDELRRRDTVKNVPDGKFKALILEFNLSASTYATMALRELLKQDTSSEAQAQNNDYHLEVSEDKKKTDVCHLEKLDVVEELLSNIDSSNEKRKIDDEDQIECKKIKTE; this is encoded by the exons ATGGGTTGGCGCGGAGGTAGAGGTTATGGAAGAGGGCGAAGACCCCGCGGAGGGGGCGGAGGccgagggggagggggagggggagggggaggccGAGGCGGAGACAGAGCGGGCGACCGGAGCGGCACCCCGGGTCGGCGTCTGCCCGAAACCGACGTCGGAATCACCGAATACATTCGAGCTGAAGCCGGTTTCCACGGCCTCATCAAGTGCAG GTATTCCGACTTTCACGTCAGCGAGATTGCGCCCAATGGCGACATAACCAAATTGACAGACTTATCTCCTCCCATACCGACGAATCAAGACAAAAATCAAGAAGAGGACGAGGAGTTGAACGTTCTCAGTAAATACAACACTGAAATATTATCCGTGGAAATGTGGGATAAAATTAACGCAGTGGCCTTAGCTAAACCGCAGACGCCTCAAAAAGTTGAA ATAGACGTTACTGAAATGCAAAAAGACCAAAGGACTAAAATTCACGACTCCGTTAAAAAAGCATTCGGAAAGAAAATCATCGGCTCCACAGTCACATTAGACAATAAGAAATTCATCGTATTTACTACATACTCTAAAGAAG CTCGTACAGACACTCGGGAAAAGTGGACGTGGAATGGAGACTATGTAcactttattttgtataaagaaAACTGCGATACGATGGAAGCCGTGAGCCTCGTAGCAGAACGCTTGAATATGAAACA cataaAGCCTGCCTTCTTCGGTTACTGCGGCACCAAAGACAGACGTGGGAAAACTTCGCAATGGATCAGCATAAAAAAAGTGGATCCTATTAAAATTATCAACCGGTGTCGAGCGATCCACAACATAACCGTCGGaaattttgaattcaaaaatcACAATTTAAAACTTGGCGATCTCAAAGGAAACAG GTTTAAAATAGCACTACGTAATGTGACAGCGACTGATGAAGTCGTCCAAAGCGCCGTGGAAAGCCTGAGAGACAATGGCTTTATCAATTATTACGGCTTACAGAGGTTCGGAAGTAGAGCTGATATTCCCACGTCCGCAATCGGTAAACGTCTCTTGCAAGGGAATTTTGAAgag GCTGTTAAATTGATTCTAACACCTCAAGGACCTTTCTATAAGTAcctcaaaatatataaagagaCTGAAAATGCTCAAGATGCCTTACAAGGATTAAATTCACACACTTCACTAGAAATCAAACTCTTAGCGGCAATTAAAAAGGAAGAAATTAATGGTTCGCCGAAAAACTTCGTAAGCGCCCTTAATAAA ATACCTCGTAATACAAGATTACTATACATTCACTCGTACCAATCTTTAATATGGAACAAATGTGTTTCGGAGAGGCTGAGAAGGTTCGGCTTCAAAAGCCACGTCGGAGATCTAGTACTGCTAAATTCTGCAGATCTGCCTGAAGAAGTCAACGATGTTGCCG ATGATGTGATCAAATACGAGGATGAAGATGAAGAGTCGCTGAAAGATAACGCTGAAACGTCGCCGCAAATCGAAATGAAAGAAAACACTGATGAAGTCGTACACAACAGTGCATCGGCGATTAAAAACTTACAGGTTAAAATGTTGACCGAGGAAGATGTAAGTTCAGGcaattatacaattttagaTATCGTAATGCCGCTGCCCggatttaatattgaatatccGTCAAACATGAAAGAATACTACGAGCAATTGCTCGTAGAAGACGGACTCACATTGCAATTGAAACAGAagaataa GAGTTACAGTTTGAGCGGAACTTACAGACATTTGGTTAAAAAGCCGGAGAATCTGTCTTGGAAGTTTATGCGGTATTCTGATCCCGTTGCAGATTTGATATCGTCGGATTTGGACGAACTGCGCCGTCGGGATACCGTCAAGAATGTGCCTG ATGGGAAATTTAAAGCTTTGATATTGGAGTTCAATCTTTCGGCGTCGACATACGCAACAATGGCGCTCAGAGAACTCCTCAAGCAAGATACGTCCAGCGAAGCGCAGGCTCAAAACAACGACTACCATTTAGAGGTTTCAGAAGATAAGAAAAAAACGGACGTTTGCCATTTAGAAAAATTGGACGTTGTTGAAGAGTTGCTCTCGAATATTGACAGTTCTAACGAGAAGAGGAAAATTGACGATGAAGACcaaattgaatgtaaaaaaattaaaacggaaTAA
- the Pus7 gene encoding pseudouridine synthase 7 isoform X2 produces the protein MGWRGGRGGDRAGDRSGTPGRRLPETDVGITEYIRAEAGFHGLIKCRYSDFHVSEIAPNGDITKLTDLSPPIPTNQDKNQEEDEELNVLSKYNTEILSVEMWDKINAVALAKPQTPQKVEIDVTEMQKDQRTKIHDSVKKAFGKKIIGSTVTLDNKKFIVFTTYSKEARTDTREKWTWNGDYVHFILYKENCDTMEAVSLVAERLNMKHIKPAFFGYCGTKDRRGKTSQWISIKKVDPIKIINRCRAIHNITVGNFEFKNHNLKLGDLKGNRFKIALRNVTATDEVVQSAVESLRDNGFINYYGLQRFGSRADIPTSAIGKRLLQGNFEEAVKLILTPQGPFYKYLKIYKETENAQDALQGLNSHTSLEIKLLAAIKKEEINGSPKNFVSALNKIPRNTRLLYIHSYQSLIWNKCVSERLRRFGFKSHVGDLVLLNSADLPEEVNDVADDVIKYEDEDEESLKDNAETSPQIEMKENTDEVVHNSASAIKNLQVKMLTEEDVSSGNYTILDIVMPLPGFNIEYPSNMKEYYEQLLVEDGLTLQLKQKNKSYSLSGTYRHLVKKPENLSWKFMRYSDPVADLISSDLDELRRRDTVKNVPDGKFKALILEFNLSASTYATMALRELLKQDTSSEAQAQNNDYHLEVSEDKKKTDVCHLEKLDVVEELLSNIDSSNEKRKIDDEDQIECKKIKTE, from the exons ATGGGTTGGCGCGGAG gccGAGGCGGAGACAGAGCGGGCGACCGGAGCGGCACCCCGGGTCGGCGTCTGCCCGAAACCGACGTCGGAATCACCGAATACATTCGAGCTGAAGCCGGTTTCCACGGCCTCATCAAGTGCAG GTATTCCGACTTTCACGTCAGCGAGATTGCGCCCAATGGCGACATAACCAAATTGACAGACTTATCTCCTCCCATACCGACGAATCAAGACAAAAATCAAGAAGAGGACGAGGAGTTGAACGTTCTCAGTAAATACAACACTGAAATATTATCCGTGGAAATGTGGGATAAAATTAACGCAGTGGCCTTAGCTAAACCGCAGACGCCTCAAAAAGTTGAA ATAGACGTTACTGAAATGCAAAAAGACCAAAGGACTAAAATTCACGACTCCGTTAAAAAAGCATTCGGAAAGAAAATCATCGGCTCCACAGTCACATTAGACAATAAGAAATTCATCGTATTTACTACATACTCTAAAGAAG CTCGTACAGACACTCGGGAAAAGTGGACGTGGAATGGAGACTATGTAcactttattttgtataaagaaAACTGCGATACGATGGAAGCCGTGAGCCTCGTAGCAGAACGCTTGAATATGAAACA cataaAGCCTGCCTTCTTCGGTTACTGCGGCACCAAAGACAGACGTGGGAAAACTTCGCAATGGATCAGCATAAAAAAAGTGGATCCTATTAAAATTATCAACCGGTGTCGAGCGATCCACAACATAACCGTCGGaaattttgaattcaaaaatcACAATTTAAAACTTGGCGATCTCAAAGGAAACAG GTTTAAAATAGCACTACGTAATGTGACAGCGACTGATGAAGTCGTCCAAAGCGCCGTGGAAAGCCTGAGAGACAATGGCTTTATCAATTATTACGGCTTACAGAGGTTCGGAAGTAGAGCTGATATTCCCACGTCCGCAATCGGTAAACGTCTCTTGCAAGGGAATTTTGAAgag GCTGTTAAATTGATTCTAACACCTCAAGGACCTTTCTATAAGTAcctcaaaatatataaagagaCTGAAAATGCTCAAGATGCCTTACAAGGATTAAATTCACACACTTCACTAGAAATCAAACTCTTAGCGGCAATTAAAAAGGAAGAAATTAATGGTTCGCCGAAAAACTTCGTAAGCGCCCTTAATAAA ATACCTCGTAATACAAGATTACTATACATTCACTCGTACCAATCTTTAATATGGAACAAATGTGTTTCGGAGAGGCTGAGAAGGTTCGGCTTCAAAAGCCACGTCGGAGATCTAGTACTGCTAAATTCTGCAGATCTGCCTGAAGAAGTCAACGATGTTGCCG ATGATGTGATCAAATACGAGGATGAAGATGAAGAGTCGCTGAAAGATAACGCTGAAACGTCGCCGCAAATCGAAATGAAAGAAAACACTGATGAAGTCGTACACAACAGTGCATCGGCGATTAAAAACTTACAGGTTAAAATGTTGACCGAGGAAGATGTAAGTTCAGGcaattatacaattttagaTATCGTAATGCCGCTGCCCggatttaatattgaatatccGTCAAACATGAAAGAATACTACGAGCAATTGCTCGTAGAAGACGGACTCACATTGCAATTGAAACAGAagaataa GAGTTACAGTTTGAGCGGAACTTACAGACATTTGGTTAAAAAGCCGGAGAATCTGTCTTGGAAGTTTATGCGGTATTCTGATCCCGTTGCAGATTTGATATCGTCGGATTTGGACGAACTGCGCCGTCGGGATACCGTCAAGAATGTGCCTG ATGGGAAATTTAAAGCTTTGATATTGGAGTTCAATCTTTCGGCGTCGACATACGCAACAATGGCGCTCAGAGAACTCCTCAAGCAAGATACGTCCAGCGAAGCGCAGGCTCAAAACAACGACTACCATTTAGAGGTTTCAGAAGATAAGAAAAAAACGGACGTTTGCCATTTAGAAAAATTGGACGTTGTTGAAGAGTTGCTCTCGAATATTGACAGTTCTAACGAGAAGAGGAAAATTGACGATGAAGACcaaattgaatgtaaaaaaattaaaacggaaTAA
- the LOC143919268 gene encoding uncharacterized protein LOC143919268: MWIRLLNVVSPHALRLVSGAQFFHFSSFALLFEMGKKGRRRFDPNQNAGPIRDSFGQVIEPESSQTSTKTKPKKDSRLANSDKVTRKTSISNNSDTGNDTFNKQEKHDTRRERVPREQSPYSQQDYNDPERKRQATDRANVSDAKDEDRRDASGSGSQKSGKSHSEGKNKHVSSENTAHKSKKDQTSDDIRNHQKDMRNSSGSRSQVSSKPDSDNWNDFKKSSEFSKHKKSSRWDSGDQKGSLCRIEEVKGDLFDVEDTFSLAHCVAEDLQMGAGIAVEFRERFKKTGYLASLGVKTGGVAVLQIKERFIYYLITKRNSKGKPTLGSVTQSLIKMATHVEKNDVKQIAMPTIGCGLDKLDWGDVLDKIQSVFSHLDVYIRIYHYVKSESPRDKYHKCAIVNHMKDDLINTISGTGIVYLSDAKEISEHMMQLNEKHSFLDEFNRTPKQLGSVVRTETRVGEIAYGLVCKRGDKILYDCLEEGCLLNLRKILAKDEYLHIGIQAHPTDSMITNYVINLFKYNLPNHIKIWVYWGNLVPNEFNEYREY; this comes from the exons ATGTGGATCCGTCTCCTGAACGTGGTTTCTCCTCACGCGCTTCGTCTCGTTTCCGGTGCCCAATTCTTCCACTTCAGCTCCTTCGCATTGCT CTTTGAGATGGGTAAAAAAGGACGACGCCGTTTTGATCCTAATCAGAACGCAGGTCCGATAAGGGATAGTTTTGGGCAAGTTATAGAGCCGGAATCGTCACAAACTTCGACTAAAACCAAACCTAAAAAAGATTCTCGTCTGGCCAACAGTGATAAAGTAACAAGGAAAACGAGTATATCAAACAATTCCGATACAGGGAACGATACATTTAATAAGCAAGAAAAACACGATACAAGAAGGGAACGCGTGCCAAGGGAGCAATCGCCCTACTCGCAGCAAGACTACAATGATCCCGAAAGAAAACGACAAGCCACCGACAGAGCGAATGTATCAGATGCAAAGGATGAGGACAGACGTGATGCATCTGGAAGTGGATCTCAAAAATCAGGAAAGTCACACTCCGAGGGTAAGAATAAGCACGTTTCATCAGAAAATACAGCTCACAAATCAAAGAAAGATCAGACTTCCGATGACATTCGAAATCATCAAAAGGATATGCGAAATTCATCAGGAAGCAGGTCGCAGGTGTCGAGTAAGCCGGACTCGGATAATTggaatgatttcaaaaaatcaaGTGAATTCTCTAAGCATAAAAAGAGTTCGAGATGGGATTCCGGTGATCAGAAAGGGTCTCTCTGTCGCATTGAAGAAGTCAAAGGCGATTTATTTGACGTTGAAGACACATTTTCTCTTGCCCACTGCGTGGCTGAAGATTTACAGATGGGAGCCGGAATAGCTGTAGAGTTCCG tgaacGATTTAAGAAAACAGGATATCTCGCCAGTCTCGGCGTTAAAACAGGAGGAGTTGCTGTATTGCAGATCAAGGAACGcttcatttattatttgataacgAAACGTAACAGCAAAGGAAAACCAACGCTTGGTTCGGTTACCCAATCTTTAATCAAAATGGCCACGCATGTTGAGAAGAATGATGTTAAACAAATTGCAATGCCGACGATTGGATGTGGACTTGACAAATTGGACTGGGGCGATGTTTTGGATAAAATACAAAGCGTATTTTCACACCTTGATGTCTATATCCGTATCTACCATTATGTGAAG TCTGAATCTCCGAGAGACAAGTACCATAAATGTGCCATCGTGAACCATATGAAGGATGATTTAATCAATACAATATCGGGGACGGGAATCGTATATCTTTCAGACGCCAAAGAAATATCAGAACACATGATGCAGTTGAACGAAAAGCATTCGTTCCTTGATGAATTCAACCGAACTCCGAAACAACTCGGTAGCGTCGTCAGAACAGAAACTAGAGTAGGTGAAATAGCATACGGTTTGGTTTGCAAAAGAGGCGACAAAATTCTATACGATTGTTTGGAGGAAGGATGTTTACTGAATTTGCGAAAGATATTGGCCAAAGACGAATACCTCCATATTGGCATTCAGGCGCATCCGACCGATTCCATGATCACGAATTATGTCATCAATCTGTTTAAATACAATTTACCGAATCATATAAAGATATGGGTCTATTGGGGCAATCTCGTGCCAAACGAGTTCAACGAGTACCGCGAGTATTGA
- the LOC143919271 gene encoding uncharacterized protein LOC143919271, with protein MISRIEAFERWVYRRMLKIPWTKKISNEAVLGMMGRGRELVSVIKRRKMEYLGHMIRGPKYEFLRLITMGKIEGKKIDWQEKVILASKHAHVDRYERRRAVPSH; from the coding sequence atgatcagccgcattgaagcttttgagaggtgggtctataggcgtatgctgaagattccgtggaccaaaaagatatcaaacgaagctgtcctcggcatgatggggagaggcagggaacttgtttctgtcatcaagcggagaaagatggagtacctcggacacatgatacggggtccaaaatacgaatttctccgtttgataaccatggggaaaatagaaggaaaaaaaattgattggcaggaaaaagttatcttggcttcgaaacatgcgcatgtggaccgatatgagcgccgaagagctgttccgagccactga